From Streptomyces sp. TLI_105, the proteins below share one genomic window:
- a CDS encoding LysR family transcriptional regulator — MRHGDSDGAVQPVTDLNLLRTFLAVHRSGSFTAAAGLLGLSQPTVTTQIRALERQTGRELFERLPRGVAPTAVADELAARVAGPLDALAAVTGHEAAPHQRTAPVHLAGPAELLCARVLPALAPLAAEGVRLRVSPGLTEPLLDELRAGRHDLVIATFRPRGRALTAVPLTDEEFVLVAAPVWADRVKERLALEGPAALYPVPLVAYAEDLPIARRYWRHVFGARLSRPAAVTVPDLRGVLTAVVAGAGFSVLPRYLCHAELASGALVSLHDPEDPPINTGYLVQRPGRPDNPDVTRVRDLLVEAGPTW, encoded by the coding sequence GTGAGACACGGGGATTCCGATGGCGCGGTGCAGCCGGTGACCGACCTGAACCTGCTGCGGACGTTCCTCGCCGTCCACCGCTCCGGTTCGTTCACCGCCGCCGCGGGGCTGCTCGGTCTGTCGCAGCCGACCGTGACGACCCAGATCCGCGCCCTGGAGCGGCAGACGGGCCGCGAGCTCTTCGAGCGGCTGCCGCGCGGTGTCGCCCCGACCGCCGTCGCCGACGAGCTCGCCGCCCGGGTCGCCGGGCCCCTCGACGCGCTGGCCGCGGTGACCGGGCACGAGGCCGCGCCCCACCAGCGGACCGCTCCCGTCCATCTGGCGGGCCCCGCCGAACTGCTCTGCGCGCGCGTCCTGCCCGCCCTCGCCCCGCTGGCGGCCGAAGGCGTACGGCTGAGGGTGAGCCCGGGCCTGACCGAGCCGCTCCTCGACGAGCTCCGCGCGGGCCGGCACGATCTGGTGATCGCCACCTTCCGGCCGCGCGGGCGGGCGCTGACCGCCGTACCGCTCACCGACGAGGAGTTCGTCCTCGTCGCGGCCCCCGTGTGGGCCGACCGCGTCAAGGAGCGACTGGCCCTGGAGGGGCCGGCGGCGCTGTACCCCGTCCCCCTGGTCGCGTACGCCGAGGATCTGCCCATCGCCCGCCGCTACTGGCGGCATGTGTTCGGGGCGCGGCTGTCCCGCCCCGCCGCCGTGACCGTCCCCGATCTGCGCGGGGTGCTCACCGCCGTCGTCGCCGGAGCGGGCTTCAGCGTCCTGCCGCGCTACCTCTGCCACGCCGAACTGGCCTCCGGCGCACTGGTGTCCCTGCACGACCCGGAGGACCCGCCCATCAACACCGGCTATCTCGTCCAGCGCCCGGGCCGCCCCGACAACCCCGACGTCACCCGGGTCCGGGACCTGCTGGTCGAGGCCGGGCCCACCTGGTGA
- a CDS encoding helix-turn-helix domain-containing protein, protein MSPRPFARRFDEEVDRSPGRRPVRQRVARARQLPASTDLAVDAVASRAGFTAGTSPRRHLHAAIGLSPLAYRRTFRGEAALPQPGR, encoded by the coding sequence ATGAGCCCGCGGCCCTTCGCCCGCCGGTTCGACGAGGAGGTCGACAGGAGCCCCGGCCGCCGACCGGTCCGGCAACGGGTGGCCCGGGCCCGGCAGTTGCCGGCGTCCACGGACCTCGCCGTGGACGCCGTCGCGAGCCGGGCGGGCTTCACGGCCGGCACCTCGCCGCGCCGGCACCTCCACGCGGCGATCGGCCTCTCCCCGCTCGCGTACCGGCGCACCTTCCGGGGAGAAGCCGCCCTCCCACAGCCCGGCCGATAG
- a CDS encoding MerR family transcriptional regulator: protein MAGELAGRFGLATHVLRHWESTGLLAPARDLHGRHRYDDGHVTRVAAVLRAKRAGLALDDIRELLRSGDPVARRQRLEAHREELRRRVAEARACLDLVERALGRAHDDLADCPRFQELVAATADGRDLPDATGAERPTRWYGP, encoded by the coding sequence GTGGCCGGCGAACTCGCGGGCCGGTTCGGACTCGCCACCCACGTGCTGCGGCACTGGGAGTCCACCGGCCTCCTCGCACCCGCCCGCGACCTCCACGGCCGCCACCGCTACGACGACGGCCACGTCACCCGCGTCGCCGCCGTCCTCCGGGCCAAGCGGGCGGGCCTCGCCCTCGACGACATCCGGGAGCTGCTGCGGTCCGGCGACCCGGTGGCCCGCCGGCAGCGGCTCGAAGCCCACCGGGAGGAGCTCCGGCGCCGGGTGGCGGAGGCACGGGCCTGCCTCGACCTGGTCGAACGCGCGCTCGGCCGCGCCCATGACGACCTCGCCGACTGCCCCCGCTTCCAGGAGCTCGTGGCCGCCACGGCCGACGGCCGAGACCTTCCCGACGCGACCGGTGCCGAACGGCCTACTCGCTGGTACGGTCCCTGA
- a CDS encoding maleylpyruvate isomerase family mycothiol-dependent enzyme, which translates to MTRRTDGVLPEGLAEAIRDTADDIAAVLRTEAPTGAGDVARLPVPRSAWTVGEAAAHLAQANALMADLAAGHERPYGDGTPGSLAEANERALAGFGERSPGPLAEMIAAQAAAFLASVEERDPGERLSTPLGPMGPAVLGSYLLTHMLGHGYDLALAMNRPHMLDARRVELTLPFMIEAMPRVADPAAVAGLTASFAVRLRGGPGFGVTVTAGAVRADHEPPARPDCTILTEPVAFLLLGLGRVDPWPVIARGKALGWGRKPWLAPRFPRLFRAP; encoded by the coding sequence ATGACGCGACGGACGGACGGGGTGCTCCCCGAAGGGCTGGCCGAGGCGATACGGGACACCGCCGACGACATCGCCGCGGTCCTGCGCACCGAGGCGCCGACCGGCGCCGGGGACGTCGCGCGACTCCCCGTTCCCCGCTCCGCCTGGACGGTCGGCGAGGCCGCCGCCCACCTGGCCCAGGCCAACGCCCTCATGGCCGACCTGGCCGCCGGGCACGAGCGCCCCTACGGCGACGGCACCCCCGGCAGCCTGGCCGAGGCCAACGAACGCGCCCTCGCCGGATTCGGCGAGCGGTCACCCGGCCCGCTCGCCGAGATGATCGCGGCGCAGGCCGCCGCGTTCCTCGCGAGCGTCGAGGAGCGCGACCCGGGCGAGCGGCTCTCCACGCCGCTCGGCCCCATGGGCCCGGCCGTCCTCGGCTCGTACCTGCTGACCCACATGCTCGGCCACGGCTACGACCTCGCCCTGGCCATGAACCGGCCCCACATGCTGGACGCGCGCCGGGTCGAGCTCACCCTGCCGTTCATGATCGAGGCGATGCCCCGGGTCGCCGACCCGGCCGCAGTCGCGGGCCTGACCGCGAGCTTCGCCGTACGGCTCCGGGGCGGCCCGGGCTTCGGCGTCACCGTCACGGCCGGCGCGGTCCGGGCCGACCACGAGCCACCGGCCCGTCCCGACTGCACGATCCTCACGGAGCCGGTCGCCTTCCTCCTCCTCGGCCTCGGGCGGGTCGACCCCTGGCCGGTGATCGCGCGCGGCAAGGCGCTCGGCTGGGGTCGCAAGCCGTGGCTGGCGCCCCGCTTCCCCCGCCTCTTCCGCGCGCCCTGA
- a CDS encoding DUF1876 domain-containing protein — MSRTLEWTVGLELTEESGTTKAEARLSTGTSTLTGHGSARCNPADVDVPAIGDELAASRAMKDLAGKLMREANREMEAVGAGTVPQHTGPGYGWPEAVS, encoded by the coding sequence ATGAGCCGCACGCTGGAGTGGACGGTCGGCCTGGAACTGACCGAGGAGAGCGGCACGACGAAGGCCGAGGCGCGGCTGAGCACCGGCACCTCGACCCTCACGGGCCACGGCTCCGCGCGGTGCAACCCGGCGGACGTGGACGTCCCGGCGATCGGCGACGAACTCGCCGCGAGCCGGGCGATGAAGGACCTGGCGGGAAAGCTCATGCGGGAGGCCAACCGGGAGATGGAGGCGGTGGGGGCCGGGACCGTACCCCAGCACACCGGCCCCGGGTACGGTTGGCCGGAGGCGGTCTCCTGA
- a CDS encoding CBS domain-containing protein: MRHRSVADLMTPTAVAVQRGTSFKEIARLLDEYGITAVPVVDEENRPVGVVSEADLLRRHTAKDGPSTAEAMMSSPAVTARPSWTAVEAARLMERHRVKRLPVVDADGLLIGVLSRSDLLQLFLRRDRSIQEEIREDVIVRIMRLSPSAVHIDVDEGRVTLSGTLERPSLGPILVRLCETVDGVVEVVDRMTYEEGEGTP, from the coding sequence ATGAGGCACCGCAGTGTCGCGGACCTGATGACGCCCACCGCGGTCGCGGTGCAGCGCGGGACGTCGTTCAAGGAGATCGCGCGGCTCCTCGACGAGTACGGCATCACCGCGGTCCCGGTGGTCGACGAGGAGAACCGGCCGGTGGGTGTCGTCTCCGAGGCGGACCTGCTGCGACGGCACACGGCCAAGGACGGACCGAGCACGGCCGAGGCCATGATGTCGAGCCCGGCCGTGACGGCCCGGCCCTCCTGGACGGCGGTCGAGGCCGCCCGCCTGATGGAACGGCACCGGGTGAAGCGGCTCCCCGTGGTGGACGCGGACGGCCTGCTGATCGGGGTGCTCAGCCGCAGCGATCTGCTCCAGCTGTTCCTGCGGAGGGACCGCTCGATCCAGGAGGAGATCCGCGAGGACGTGATCGTCCGCATCATGCGCCTCTCCCCCTCGGCCGTGCACATCGACGTCGACGAGGGCCGGGTGACGCTCAGCGGCACCCTGGAACGCCCGAGCCTCGGCCCGATCCTGGTCCGCCTGTGCGAGACGGTCGACGGGGTGGTGGAGGTCGTGGACCGCATGACGTACGAGGAGGGCGAGGGCACGCCCTAG